A stretch of Citrobacter amalonaticus Y19 DNA encodes these proteins:
- a CDS encoding ParB family protein, with the protein MSDEQHIGNDKSRYLNAPKRTDVGHRSGLANLKTPPRMKKLFTLHNGRKMEAEHVTVAAENVATETAVHPMNPRNQEALSINAVRDILEQIESRGVDTEGVAVKRDGVYLLIEGSRRRFCCIEAQKDLPLWVLPDELSPEDIKAIITAAQTSRRFSYREVGLQYLELMQENGFTKNEELALFLGISHVSVFKRIQAARIDGSLIALFPDYEGIPNSFYSRLSKLQKYVESNLFILEDVVDKVKDETANLDISDIPEAQKIVMEKITKAVELLAEKPPAKSWETRDLANFANKDKYARISKNASGRKVRFEFNRMSTELMAEIEAFITDKLSSEK; encoded by the coding sequence GTGAGTGATGAACAGCATATCGGAAACGATAAATCCCGTTATCTAAATGCGCCAAAGCGAACCGATGTAGGCCACCGTTCCGGGTTGGCTAACCTTAAAACGCCTCCTCGCATGAAGAAACTTTTTACCCTTCATAACGGGCGTAAAATGGAAGCTGAGCACGTCACGGTAGCGGCGGAAAATGTCGCTACAGAGACCGCCGTTCACCCAATGAACCCGCGAAATCAGGAAGCACTGAGCATAAACGCAGTACGCGATATCCTGGAACAAATTGAGTCAAGGGGTGTTGATACTGAGGGTGTTGCCGTCAAACGCGACGGTGTATACCTGCTTATTGAAGGTAGCCGCAGACGCTTTTGTTGCATTGAGGCTCAAAAAGATCTGCCACTATGGGTTCTGCCGGATGAGCTATCACCGGAGGACATTAAGGCAATCATTACCGCAGCGCAAACGTCACGCAGATTTTCCTACCGCGAAGTTGGACTTCAATATCTGGAACTAATGCAGGAGAACGGCTTCACTAAAAATGAAGAGCTCGCCCTCTTCCTTGGCATCAGCCATGTATCAGTCTTCAAGCGCATTCAGGCAGCTCGCATCGACGGTTCGTTGATTGCACTGTTCCCGGATTATGAAGGGATCCCAAATTCCTTCTATAGCCGGTTGTCCAAACTTCAGAAATATGTAGAAAGCAATCTTTTCATTCTTGAAGATGTAGTTGATAAGGTGAAAGATGAAACTGCTAATCTGGACATCAGTGATATCCCGGAAGCGCAGAAAATTGTCATGGAGAAGATCACGAAGGCGGTTGAATTACTCGCTGAAAAGCCACCGGCAAAAAGTTGGGAAACCCGTGATCTGGCTAATTTTGCCAATAAGGACAAATACGCCCGTATCAGCAAAAATGCATCAGGCCGTAAAGTTCGCTTTGAATTTAACCGAATGAGTACCGAGCTCATGGCAGAAATTGAAGCATTCATTACGGATAAACTGAGTAGCGAAAAATAA